aattgataaaattttacctTCGATCAACAATGTCACAAGAAAAGTTGAATGGATTGGCGATGGtgtttattgaaaaatatatgttggaacaaattgattataatagtttaattgttgatttttcatctaaaaatactagaagagtaaatttaaagtaattaaaatattataaattttaaactttattgtgataattttgaatgtttttatataataaaaaaaaaaacataccaGTTACATTGTTGAATGGATTGGTGATGGTGTCTGATTATACCAGTTACAGTTGTTTTTGCAGAACGAAATTTCTCAAagttgaaattaataaaattttaccttCAATCAACAATGTCACAAGAAAAGTTGAATAGATTAGCGATGGtgtctattgaaaaacatatgttggaacaaattgattataatagtttaattgttgatttttcatctaaaaatgcttgaagagtacatttaaagtgaaatattataaattttaaactattattgtggtaattttgaatgtttttatataataataaaaaaaattatttgtatttgttacatgtaattttattttaaatattgagaattttatataaaattttgtttagacCCCTAAAATCAAATTTCACATAGGCCTCTAAAATCTCAAGATCGACCTTACTTATAGTCGATCATCACCAGATTCATTCTAGATTTGTGCTTTTAGCTAGCTTTCCTCAACACTGAGATGTTTCTAGTTATACTTGACCTAGAGCTTGTCAAAGACTTGCTCAACTGGCAAAAAGAAGTGGCGCTTTATCCCCTAATATGTCCTTTGATGATCAAGTTAGTCAcaaaattcaagagaaaatgacacaataataatacaattaattCAGTACCTAACTGTTGGAATTCATGCCCTTATAAAAGACCATAATCATGTCACATGAATGATGAAATTCAAGGCTAATAGATGATTATGATCATGCCAGATGAATCAAtgggctatttttttttttatttatttacttgggTTTTCGAGATGATGTGGACATGAGCCCAAGTTTGGGTCCAATTCTTGGTCATGGACGTGGAAGATGTCCTCCTCGGCCACATTGTTGGGTTTCTTGCACAATTAAACATGTACCATACATATTAACGCACGTGAGAAGCCCAATGAGGATCTATTATTACAtacatgaatttgaaaatgatcatataaaaatatattattttggaCAACCCAATCAAGAGCTGATTGGGTAAAGATGtatcatcatatatatacatataaatgactaaactcatattttttctattgtatttttatatttttttttatgtaattattttaattttttgttattttaattacatccctaaatttatttttttgagttaatttaatttttatattttgatgtataaaaaaaataaaattagataaatcaGCCTAACTCCaattttttatatgtcaaaatataaatattaaattgatttgataatatacaaacaaatgtataattaaaaaagcgaaaattttaaatagccacattaaaaaaatgtaaaattacaaaaacaaaaaatataaatttaaccatGTATTTTTCTCTGACTAATttttatgtatacatacatatatatatataatcaggATTTGATCAAAAATCtagaatctaattcaaattccatttAATCTTTCCAATATTAAGGATAactatttgaaagaatttttaaaaacaattaaacaaataaatctaTACTTatcctttaaataaaaaatctaaattttattttactttatctcAAACTAAGAAGTCACGTGCCATTAAGATTAAGACAACCGTTGTCTTAAAAAGGAACAGGAGACATCTCTTGACATAATCTTACAATTAAGATTTTGTCCATATATTTCTTAAATGGACAGTTAAATACCGTGCCACAGACAAAAGGGCATTGTTACCAGGATTTTGCTACTTGTACCCACACCCATAGGTTCACACacttaaaattcaaatgacgaaaatacccctcattCATTGAAAATTAACCCCCACTCATTCGATTATTGTAATaatctgtttatttatttatttttttttcacctttCAATAGGTTCATGTAGCATGATGCAAGCATATGCCATGCAACGCAGGTTGGCCTCCTAACAGCAAACACAAAACCTGATTGCACAGAAAAGCACATTAATTCTACTCCTCTGATATGGCTGGCTGGCTATTTGCTGCTGACGGGGcttttaataaaattagtttGTTTCATCAAAGCATCAAATAGAGCATACAATTACAGCAtactctctcaaattttcatttaaCATTGTCTAAGGGAACCACAGCCACAGCCACTAAGAAGAAAGGTTCCATCCATCTtataataatccaaaatatgCGTATGTATGTCAGTCATCAAAGGGACACAATAAGGTGAAAAACACAATCTTCAATTTACCTTTTGGTTAGGCCTTGGATTTCTTCCCCTTGGCTTCTTTGGTGGCCGGGTTGTTGTTGTTCAAGAAGGGCAGGAAGGTCTTCCCACCCATGAATTCTCGCAGGACCTCCGGTACCTCAACGCCCTCCTCCTTCTGGTAATTCTCAAGTATGCAGCACATCGTCCTCTCTGTTGCGCTTAGGGTCGAGTTCAACAAGTGAACATACTGCTTCACCTGCTCGTTACTCTGCAAAAACATACCAACCAAACGTATCCATCACCTCTCGTGAAGAAATGCTCAAACAAGTGATGGCAATGGAAATGGCAAGCCTTGCAGGGAGTATACATGCATCTTTTCTTGACAAAGTTGTTTATTGCAGCTAAGTGCAACgccaaaatttcaagaaatccATTTGTTTAACTTGCCCGTTTGCGCAGGGACAGGGTTACAACCAATCTCTTAATAAAGATTTTATCATAAGTAAATATAGATAATccatttaataaaagaaaacaaaaaaaaaacacaaaacagaTAATATCTCTACCTTTTTCTGTCCATATCGAATCTCCAATCTCCTGGACTGATAGTCAGTACAATTTGAACATGACACAAGCTCCCTGTAAGTACTGGATGCAGGAAACCATCCCTCCAAATCGTACTTTTTTGCTGCTGCATCATTTAAAGCACCAGATACAATGGCAACAACTTGATAGGGTAATTTTAGCTGCAACAAAAAGACTTCGTcacttgggaaaaaaaaaacttagtgaacaaaaaaaagaagtcaTCATATCCTCTTAAGAAGTTTGACAGATAATATctaacagaaaaaagaaaagaaaaggaacgGAAAGAAAGATAAGATTATGTAGCCTGCTTACAGGAGCCCAATTTTTTCATCCATGCACATGAAATGAGTTTAGCAATAAACAGAAAGCCCAGTCCAAAATACTTGCTTTTAAGTAAAACATCTGGAAAACATGAGAATATGACCTAAACAAGTGCCAATAAAAAGTTTCTACAATCTAGTAACTCATAACCTCCACCtgggattaagacttgatatTGTTGCTGTAGAAAAAATCATCAGAATGTTGTactaattgcaaaagaagaaaaaaaaaaggagtaacTGACTATATATAgccatcattcccaagaaattCTAAGAGAAAAAAGTTCTATACCATCTTGTAAAACTCCTCAGAGTTTTTAATCATTTCCTCATGCATGTCCCAAGATTCATTGCCGTTTGGGCTGGTAATACAGAACTGCTCCACTTTCTCAAATTGATGAACCCGGAAAATTCCAAGAGTATCCCGACCATGTGACCCAGCTTCTTTACGGAAGCAAGACGAGTACCCAGCATATCTGGTAAGTCATAAGTCATAAACTCAACAAAAAGCGACCAAAGCACATGCTTATATAAAGAAAAGAGTAAATCAAACAAAAACCACTATTCTTCAGTAGATATAAAGGATCTGTCATCCATGAAGGTTGTTGTATGACCTTAGTGGTAGCTGTGATGGATGGATCCAATCATCTAGATGATAAGCACAGAGTGGCTGCTCAGCTGTAGCAATCAAATATTTGTCATCTCCCTCACCAGTTACCTATagcaaaatgaaaataaagcaAAAAGAGGAAAGTAATCAGCAGTTCTTTTACTGcttatcaaagaataaaataaaacaaaatcaagtagCACATCAATCTTCTGTTGCTCCATGATGaagcaaaaatattaaatacaagCACGCAGGACtattaatataacaaaaatttcaGACATACAAGTCTTCTCTTAAGTCACTGACTATTAATTCAATTCTATAAATCAATATAATGAAATGTAAACACCTGTCTATCCTGAGTCGCAGAACTATTAACTGAATACATCAATTTTTCCTTGCTTCACCAGTTTTCTGGTACTACATGACAATTAAAACTTGGTTCAAgctcatataattttttacaaaataacaaTGCCCATAAAACTAGCCAAAAAAACATGCTAACTTAATTCAAGAACTAGTAATACTGTAGCTCATGCTAGAAATATTTCTATTTGATGGGCTTACTAGTAAATGAACATTTCACTACATATCAAAAAGGTTAAAGACCCATTCAGTTTGCAGTTAGACAACAAATGGTATCTTAGTCATTTGATATTAACAACTAAATAAGAGATGTCTTACCTTGTAAAGTTCTTCATCAAATTGTGCTAATTGAGCACACTTTGCCATGATATCTTTCCTCATGAAGAATGGAGTCTGCAATGCAGTGAATCCTCTTTTCTCcaaaaaatcaagaccaaagttAATTAAAGCTTGATTAAGGCGCACACCATCACCTTTCAGATAGAAACCTCTGCCTCCTGCTACGTTAGCACCTAGACATTTCCAGCTCAATTGTGTAAGCaaacaaataaatctaatgagGAAAccataaatcaaattttaactGATAGAAGCCATAGACAGCATATAACCACGAGAAGGTTTGATAAGTCTATAACGaaacaaaaaatcaagatatttgAGGGagtttccaaataattaaaaaaaagaaaaaaaaaactatttacaaTAGGCCAGAAAAGAAACTATTTACAATAGGCCAGACCAATTGGCACAAATCCAAGGGGCAAAGCCTCCTATTTGCTCACAATGTCCAtctttattaatcaaattatttgttctGGGAGAACATTTATGACAAAACATTGAGCAAAAGCAATTGACTACAAGACTTCCTAAATTAAAACTACCTAGTATTGCAACATGAAATGAAGCATTCAGGAGGAAGATGAACCAACGATTAGAAAAAtccaaagaattaaaatttttctcatttttcttccactCAAGCATTCCAGTCAAGCTAAACATAATTCACTAAACTGAATGCAAGATGATTTACAAACAAGATTGTACAGTAACATGGACTAAAGCAGACAGCAAGATAAAAATGGTACTTACAAGATCAATTTTACCACAACCTAATAGCAGGCCAGTCTACCAAATAACCAGGGAAGAAAATGATAAACCACCCAATGCAATACCTTTCTTCGAATCAGCAATTCCAAGAAGTTCAACCAGCTCAACATGATTCTTTAAATTGGATTCTGACCTTTTCTCTCCCCAAGATCGAATTATAGCATTATTTGCCTACAAAAATTTTGAAGCTCTTAAATTCAAGATTACAAATTTTAGTGAACAGAATGAAATTGCCTTTTAAAACTTACCTCATCATTGCTTACTGGAACAGAATCATGGACAAGGTTTCCAATTATTTCCAATTTGGAATACAGTGCTGCCCGGGCCTCTTGGACCTCTACTTCTTTTTTGGCAGTCAACTCTTTATTGTCCTCGGTACTTTTAATCATTTCACTTGCATCCTCACCAGCCTGCTCCAAATTCAATCATAATAGCAGTTCATAACTTAAGAAACCCCAATAAATAGGacaaaagaaggaaagaaaaaacaaaaagaaaaacaagaagatgCCATTTCTTTATCATGTAGAAACTGAATTCAGTTCTAAACCATACTGAGCATGTCAATCAGAAAGTGTATCATCTCAGCAGTCAAGGTCACATGGCCTTCACCATTGCAAACACCTGAGCTTCATTTTGGTCCCAACCACTCCTACTTGGAACTCAAGTACGTCAAGAAAGAAGAGGAACAAAGGACATTTTAGAATGTAGTATAATGGAGGGAGTTGTACAGTTATTGCTAGAAGCCAAGATACTTTTATAGAGTaagtttctttaaaaaaataaatatccaatGAATTTACTTTTGGTTCAAATAAATCATCTCAAAGCATCAAGGACAATTAGGTATGTCAACTGGGCCAGTAATAAGTAcccaatgaatttattttttgttcgaATCAATCATCTCCAAGGATCAAGAACAATTGGGCATGTCAAAGGGGTCGGCCCAGCCTGGGCTTGTCGTTTGGCCATTGTTCAATGAGCTAGGGTGATCTTGGTTCCAACCCATTAACCAAACCAAGGGTCCAACTAAGCCCTTGAGCCCATGTAGAGTGGGTTCAGCCAACCTGTCAAGCTCCCAACTATGCCAATCCCCGGCTTGTGAGCCTTAACAAGCAGAGCTCAGCAAAAGCCCTCTAGgccaatatttttaaaatagtttgaaaataattttttaaaaaaatatttatttaattaatatctaagatataaaaatattttaaaaaatgcaa
The sequence above is a segment of the Diospyros lotus cultivar Yz01 chromosome 7, ASM1463336v1, whole genome shotgun sequence genome. Coding sequences within it:
- the LOC127806470 gene encoding serine--tRNA ligase, whose translation is MLDINLFREDKGYNPEIIRESQRRRFASVDLVDEVIRLDKEWRQRQFEFETLRKDFNKINKEVGRLKIAGEDASEMIKSTEDNKELTAKKEVEVQEARAALYSKLEIIGNLVHDSVPVSNDEANNAIIRSWGEKRSESNLKNHVELVELLGIADSKKGANVAGGRGFYLKGDGVRLNQALINFGLDFLEKRGFTALQTPFFMRKDIMAKCAQLAQFDEELYKVTGEGDDKYLIATAEQPLCAYHLDDWIHPSQLPLRYAGYSSCFRKEAGSHGRDTLGIFRVHQFEKVEQFCITSPNGNESWDMHEEMIKNSEEFYKMLKLPYQVVAIVSGALNDAAAKKYDLEGWFPASSTYRELVSCSNCTDYQSRRLEIRYGQKKSNEQVKQYVHLLNSTLSATERTMCCILENYQKEEGVEVPEVLREFMGGKTFLPFLNNNNPATKEAKGKKSKA